A single region of the Anaerolineales bacterium genome encodes:
- a CDS encoding class I SAM-dependent methyltransferase yields the protein MTGTDTISAAFYDRIARYYDAENEFMTDDLPFYAALAEENGDPILDVGCGTGRVMLHLAGLGYTAHGVDVSVEMLRRGERRAIARADLRDKCRFFTGDAAAHPYPTRYPLILVPYNGFMHFRTLDGQIQALKHWRDHLTEDGVIAFDLPNAGEVFAGGDDDTLTFERSFTEPESGGMVMQFSLSRIDRTAQIQHISWVYDETAADGVLRRTVAPLTLRYVFPAEFDLLLNASGLAIQARYGDYEGGAFEDGSQRMIVLAGRR from the coding sequence ATGACAGGCACAGACACTATCTCCGCCGCCTTTTATGATCGGATCGCCCGTTACTACGACGCCGAAAACGAATTCATGACGGACGATCTGCCCTTCTATGCCGCGCTTGCCGAGGAAAACGGCGATCCGATCCTTGATGTTGGCTGCGGCACGGGGCGCGTCATGCTTCATCTGGCGGGGTTGGGCTACACCGCACACGGCGTCGATGTCTCGGTGGAGATGCTCCGGCGGGGGGAACGCCGCGCCATCGCCCGCGCCGATCTCCGTGACAAGTGTCGTTTTTTTACGGGTGACGCCGCCGCCCATCCCTACCCAACGCGCTACCCGCTGATCCTTGTCCCCTACAACGGGTTCATGCATTTTCGCACGCTTGATGGGCAGATTCAGGCGTTGAAACACTGGCGCGATCACCTCACTGAGGACGGCGTAATCGCCTTCGATCTGCCCAACGCGGGAGAGGTTTTTGCCGGCGGCGATGATGATACGCTCACCTTTGAGCGCTCTTTTACCGAGCCGGAGTCGGGCGGCATGGTGATGCAGTTTTCGCTCAGCCGCATAGACCGCACAGCGCAAATTCAGCATATTTCGTGGGTCTATGATGAGACGGCGGCGGATGGCGTTTTGCGGCGGACGGTTGCCCCGCTCACGTTGCGCTATGTGTTCCCTGCTGAGTTCGATCTGCTGCTGAACGCCTCTGGGTTGGCAATTCAGGCACGCTATGGCGATTACGAGGGCGGCGCGTTTGAGGATGGCAGCCAACGGATGATCGTCCTCGCCGGACGGCGCTGA
- a CDS encoding glycosyltransferase family 39 protein: protein MSMILRRLRFRDSIPLILTALLTYALMGVFTAPFHGDEATIISMGGDYYRFRDDPDSLRLRLPPPDAEYAAAQDLRLLNGVIAKYLIGGAWSFVGVPADLNKQWLWGADWDFNRANGHIPSERLLILARLTSALCLALSILIVYACGQRCGGEWAGVGAALVYTLMPAVLLNGRRAMHEGSFLLGISLVILATLIVLARQGEGRRLWRAWLYLGMAGGFALATKHTAALLLMTVYPLLVWGGRRTIWRTLVQVGAAAGITVVIFFALNPTWWDDPIRAAQTVLTRRDELMRGQVAAFGGFQDGLERLTALVGQPFGGAQYFEIAEGWRDWLAEPIQRYEGVLLGGLGMGLGGGMILLGVGVFGVIRVRFAGALALLWIAAGTAILLLATNPLAWQRYYLPLSVPYALLIGVGWRGEIVRLARRKGG, encoded by the coding sequence ATGTCTATGATCCTGCGGAGACTTCGCTTTCGAGATAGCATCCCCTTGATCCTCACCGCACTGCTCACCTATGCGTTAATGGGGGTTTTTACCGCTCCCTTTCATGGCGATGAGGCAACGATCATCAGCATGGGCGGGGATTACTACCGTTTCCGCGACGACCCTGACTCGCTGCGCCTGCGTCTCCCCCCGCCGGATGCCGAGTATGCCGCCGCACAAGATTTGCGACTGCTGAATGGGGTCATTGCCAAATACCTGATCGGCGGGGCATGGTCGTTCGTCGGCGTGCCGGCTGACCTGAACAAACAATGGTTGTGGGGGGCGGATTGGGACTTCAACCGTGCGAACGGGCATATCCCCTCCGAACGGTTGTTGATTCTCGCCCGCCTGACCTCGGCGCTGTGCCTTGCCCTGAGTATCCTGATTGTTTATGCCTGTGGGCAGCGGTGTGGTGGGGAATGGGCAGGTGTGGGCGCCGCACTCGTCTATACGCTGATGCCCGCCGTGCTGCTCAACGGGCGGCGTGCCATGCACGAAGGGTCATTCCTATTGGGGATCAGCCTTGTGATCCTCGCCACATTGATCGTCCTTGCCCGTCAGGGGGAGGGTCGCCGCCTGTGGCGGGCATGGCTTTACCTCGGTATGGCGGGGGGATTCGCCCTAGCCACGAAACACACAGCAGCCTTGCTTCTGATGACCGTGTACCCACTCCTCGTCTGGGGCGGACGACGCACGATCTGGCGCACACTCGTTCAGGTGGGCGCGGCGGCGGGAATCACGGTGGTGATCTTTTTTGCCCTCAACCCCACATGGTGGGATGATCCGATCCGCGCCGCGCAAACCGTCCTCACCCGCCGCGATGAGTTGATGCGCGGGCAAGTGGCGGCGTTCGGGGGTTTTCAGGATGGACTTGAGCGCCTCACGGCGTTGGTCGGTCAGCCCTTTGGGGGGGCGCAGTATTTTGAGATCGCAGAAGGGTGGCGGGATTGGCTGGCAGAGCCTATTCAGCGCTACGAGGGAGTCCTTCTCGGTGGGCTAGGGATGGGGCTAGGGGGTGGGATGATCTTGCTTGGGGTGGGCGTCTTCGGCGTAATCCGGGTGCGCTTTGCGGGGGCATTGGCGCTGCTGTGGATAGCAGCGGGGACAGCCATCCTCTTGTTAGCGACAAACCCACTGGCATGGCAGCGCTATTACCTTCCCCTAAGCGTCCCCTACGCGCTGCTGATCGGGGTGGGCTGGCGTGGGGAGATCGTCAGGCTGGCGCGGCGAAAAGGCGGTTAA
- the mvk gene encoding mevalonate kinase — protein MTAMIAAAAMGKVILFGEHAVVYGQPAVALPFPAVRATARAAFAPVGTGFTILARDVRRVLPVHLDDESPDNALTLAAQLLLRHLKLPKPDLTLEVTSTIPIGGGFGSGAAVSTAIMRVLLKAFRRTLDNETLNSLVYEVEKHHHGTPSGIDNTVIVYERPVYFVRGAALEPFSVGLPLTFVVAYSGVAASTRETVSAVRTLVESEPATYQPLLENIGTLVRAARISLEAGDAPTIGTLLNENHSTLQRLTVSSPLLDRLCEAARESGALGAKLSGGGRGGNIIALAPDEGAAVGIVAALRGAGAARTWIMPVLPPAP, from the coding sequence ATGACAGCGATGATCGCGGCTGCCGCAATGGGAAAAGTGATCCTTTTTGGCGAACACGCCGTTGTTTATGGGCAGCCTGCTGTCGCTCTCCCTTTTCCGGCAGTACGGGCGACGGCACGGGCGGCGTTTGCCCCGGTGGGAACGGGCTTTACCATCCTTGCCCGTGATGTTCGGCGCGTGTTACCCGTCCACCTTGACGATGAATCGCCGGATAACGCCCTGACCCTTGCCGCCCAACTCCTGCTGCGGCATCTGAAACTGCCGAAACCCGATTTGACCCTTGAAGTGACCTCCACCATCCCAATTGGGGGGGGCTTTGGCAGCGGGGCGGCGGTCAGCACGGCGATCATGCGGGTGCTGTTGAAGGCGTTCCGCCGAACGCTAGATAACGAGACGTTGAACAGCCTTGTCTACGAGGTGGAAAAACATCATCACGGCACGCCAAGCGGCATCGACAACACGGTCATTGTCTATGAGCGCCCCGTTTATTTTGTGCGCGGCGCGGCGTTAGAACCCTTCAGTGTTGGGCTACCACTGACTTTCGTCGTCGCCTATTCGGGGGTGGCTGCCTCCACGCGGGAGACGGTCAGCGCGGTGCGCACCCTCGTTGAATCAGAGCCAGCAACCTACCAACCTCTCCTTGAGAACATTGGGACGTTGGTCAGGGCGGCGCGGATAAGCCTAGAGGCAGGGGATGCCCCCACCATTGGGACACTCTTAAATGAGAATCACAGCACCTTGCAGCGCCTTACAGTGTCCTCACCGCTGCTGGATCGGCTTTGCGAGGCGGCACGTGAAAGCGGGGCGCTAGGGGCGAAACTTTCTGGTGGGGGGCGCGGCGGAAACATCATCGCCCTTGCCCCCGACGAGGGTGCGGCAGTGGGCATCGTCGCCGCCCTGCGGGGGGCGGGGGCTGCCCGCACATGGATCATGCCCGTGCTGCCGCCAGCGCCATAA
- a CDS encoding M3 family oligoendopeptidase, with translation MFDSLPTNAQAIMTWTPEHLKPFMDDLLGRDLSAATVEQFLADWTKVNDLLGEAFSRLNVATTQNTADEDAKKRFITFLEVMAPYFQPIENELKKKLLKSGLEPKGFEIPLRNMRVEAEIFREANVPLFIEERKLGVAFDEILGGMKVTWEGKEIPLTELQPEGQNPNRAVREKAWRAAHQVFLNSRERINDLWGKFLDLRVQQAKNVGFDNYIDFRWKQMGRFDYTPADNAKFHAAIEQVVVPATQRMFERKRKEMGLAALRPWDLNVDPTHNQAIVFDSTGKPALHPYKNVEEMESKAESIFSHVDPALGAYWGTMRKESLLDLGSRMNKAMTGYCTTYPVIKRPFIFMNAVGIHDDVQTMLHEAGHAFHAFECANLPYTQMREYPIEFAEVASMSMELLAAPYLSQAYGGFYSDADAARARISHFEGMLTFWPYMATVDAFQLWVYSNIADAKDPAKCDAKWAELWGRYIKGIDWSGLDEEMKTGWHRKLHIHQIPFYYVEYGLAQLGAAQVWRNSLRDQAGAVASYRKGLALGGAASLPALFQAAGATFAFDAGMIGELVSLIEKTITELSAVN, from the coding sequence CTGTTTGATTCCCTCCCCACCAATGCCCAAGCGATTATGACTTGGACGCCAGAGCATTTAAAACCGTTTATGGACGATCTGTTAGGGCGCGACCTAAGCGCAGCGACGGTGGAGCAGTTCCTTGCCGATTGGACAAAAGTGAATGACCTCTTGGGCGAGGCATTTAGCCGCCTGAATGTAGCGACCACCCAAAACACCGCCGATGAGGACGCCAAGAAACGTTTTATTACCTTCCTTGAAGTCATGGCGCCGTACTTCCAACCGATTGAAAACGAACTGAAAAAGAAACTGCTGAAAAGCGGCTTAGAGCCGAAAGGGTTTGAGATTCCCCTACGGAATATGCGCGTGGAGGCGGAAATCTTCCGCGAAGCGAATGTGCCGCTTTTTATTGAGGAGCGCAAACTAGGCGTCGCCTTTGATGAAATCCTCGGCGGGATGAAGGTGACATGGGAAGGCAAGGAGATACCGCTGACGGAACTCCAACCAGAGGGGCAAAACCCCAACCGCGCCGTGCGGGAAAAAGCCTGGCGGGCTGCGCATCAGGTCTTCCTCAACAGCCGCGAACGGATCAACGACCTGTGGGGAAAATTCCTTGATCTGCGTGTTCAGCAGGCGAAAAACGTTGGTTTCGATAACTACATCGATTTTCGTTGGAAGCAGATGGGGCGCTTTGATTACACGCCCGCTGATAACGCCAAATTCCACGCCGCCATTGAACAAGTGGTCGTCCCTGCTACACAGCGCATGTTTGAGCGCAAGCGTAAAGAGATGGGCTTGGCGGCGCTTCGCCCCTGGGATTTGAATGTTGACCCCACCCACAATCAGGCGATTGTTTTTGACAGCACAGGCAAGCCCGCCCTCCACCCCTACAAAAATGTGGAGGAGATGGAATCCAAAGCAGAGTCGATCTTCAGCCATGTTGATCCCGCACTAGGGGCTTACTGGGGAACGATGCGCAAAGAGAGTCTGCTTGATCTCGGTTCGCGGATGAACAAGGCAATGACCGGCTATTGTACCACCTATCCGGTGATCAAGCGCCCTTTCATCTTCATGAACGCCGTCGGGATTCACGATGATGTGCAGACGATGCTTCATGAGGCAGGTCACGCCTTCCACGCCTTTGAGTGTGCTAACCTGCCCTACACCCAAATGCGTGAGTACCCCATTGAGTTTGCCGAAGTTGCCTCGATGAGCATGGAACTGCTCGCCGCGCCATACCTGAGCCAAGCCTATGGCGGCTTCTATAGCGATGCCGACGCTGCCCGCGCCCGCATCAGCCACTTTGAGGGGATGCTGACCTTCTGGCCCTACATGGCGACGGTGGATGCCTTCCAACTGTGGGTCTACAGCAATATTGCCGACGCCAAAGACCCGGCGAAGTGTGACGCAAAGTGGGCGGAACTGTGGGGGCGTTACATCAAGGGTATTGATTGGAGCGGGCTGGACGAGGAAATGAAGACGGGCTGGCATCGCAAACTGCACATTCACCAGATTCCCTTTTACTATGTAGAGTATGGGTTGGCGCAGCTTGGGGCGGCGCAAGTCTGGCGGAATTCGCTGCGCGATCAGGCGGGTGCGGTTGCCAGCTATCGAAAGGGCTTGGCGCTTGGCGGGGCAGCCTCCCTTCCGGCACTCTTTCAGGCGGCGGGGGCAACCTTTGCCTTTGACGCGGGGATGATTGGGGAGTTGGTGAGCTTGATCGAAAAGACAATCACCGAACTGAGCGCGGTGAATTAG
- a CDS encoding alpha/beta fold hydrolase, with protein MSYIRLNASPHRRIFPASMAGGLSLFLLGLFIAACEVEPLPPDPTITPTIYLLPASPTVNPAPVTPASSEGDGGGDSGDVALLGTHVLEFTPAAPEVIGGATITPPPAATEQSIPMNFVMDDGVSLAGRFYGAPVRPAPALLLVHGAGEDRRVWMEVVPLLQQGGLNVLIIDLRGAGDSGGRLAWDAVPSDLRAIFSRLLTLPGVRGAAMGGVGMGGTAAILACAEVDGCRGAFAVSPQTGVFDPTLNEALTIYGVRPLLLAYGSEDAESAAVVSRMAAAERGAIRQLTYSGAGQGVALITAESALQEALIAWVRGG; from the coding sequence ATGTCTTACATCCGCCTGAACGCCTCCCCCCACCGACGCATCTTCCCGGCGAGCATGGCGGGCGGGCTTTCGCTCTTTCTCTTGGGGCTGTTCATCGCCGCTTGCGAGGTTGAGCCACTCCCCCCCGACCCCACGATCACGCCAACGATCTACCTCCTCCCCGCCAGCCCAACGGTGAACCCCGCGCCAGTCACCCCCGCCTCGTCAGAGGGGGATGGCGGCGGCGATAGCGGCGATGTGGCGCTTTTGGGGACACACGTCCTTGAATTCACCCCCGCCGCCCCAGAGGTGATCGGCGGGGCGACGATCACCCCGCCGCCCGCCGCCACCGAACAAAGCATCCCGATGAATTTTGTCATGGACGACGGGGTGAGCCTTGCCGGACGCTTTTACGGGGCGCCCGTCCGCCCGGCGCCCGCCTTGCTGCTCGTTCACGGGGCGGGAGAAGACCGCCGCGTGTGGATGGAGGTTGTCCCCCTTTTGCAGCAAGGCGGGCTGAACGTCTTGATCATTGACCTGCGTGGGGCGGGCGATTCCGGCGGGCGGCTGGCGTGGGACGCCGTGCCAAGCGATTTGCGAGCGATCTTCAGCCGATTGCTGACACTGCCCGGCGTGCGCGGCGCGGCGATGGGCGGGGTGGGCATGGGTGGGACGGCGGCAATCCTTGCCTGTGCGGAGGTTGATGGCTGTCGAGGGGCGTTTGCCGTCAGCCCGCAGACGGGCGTTTTTGACCCCACGCTGAACGAGGCGTTGACCATCTACGGGGTGCGTCCGCTGCTGCTGGCATATGGGAGCGAAGATGCCGAGAGCGCGGCGGTGGTCAGCCGCATGGCGGCGGCGGAGCGGGGGGCAATTCGCCAGTTGACCTATTCCGGCGCGGGGCAAGGGGTGGCGCTGATCACGGCTGAGTCTGCCCTTCAAGAGGCGCTGATCGCCTGGGTGCGGGGGGGGTGA
- a CDS encoding MBL fold metallo-hydrolase, with translation MEIAWYGHSCFKLSERGKATIVTDPFNDAIGYALPKLKADVVTASHDAPGHSSYETVKGTRRIVDRPGEYEIGGVFIAGVALHNLEVDPPKRNIAYIFDFDGLSVAHLGDLDHIPPQSLMEMLGTVHVALVPVGGGRGLNATQAVELINLIEPNIVIPMHFKATEHGLAHLDPLERFLKEMGMSRIHQEQTFKITASGLPEQTQIVVLEIAS, from the coding sequence ATGGAAATTGCGTGGTACGGGCATAGCTGTTTCAAGCTTTCTGAGCGCGGGAAGGCGACCATTGTCACTGACCCCTTTAATGACGCCATTGGGTATGCACTCCCTAAACTGAAGGCGGATGTCGTCACGGCGAGTCATGACGCGCCGGGGCATAGCAGTTACGAAACGGTGAAAGGCACACGCCGCATCGTGGATCGCCCCGGTGAATATGAGATCGGTGGGGTGTTCATCGCTGGTGTTGCCCTTCATAATCTAGAGGTGGATCCGCCCAAACGCAACATTGCCTACATCTTCGATTTTGACGGGCTAAGCGTCGCCCATCTTGGCGATCTCGATCATATCCCTCCCCAATCCCTTATGGAGATGCTTGGGACGGTACATGTTGCCCTTGTTCCGGTGGGCGGTGGGCGCGGCTTGAACGCCACCCAAGCCGTCGAATTGATCAATCTGATTGAGCCGAATATCGTGATTCCGATGCACTTCAAGGCAACGGAACACGGTTTGGCGCACCTTGACCCACTGGAACGCTTTTTGAAAGAGATGGGAATGAGCCGCATTCATCAAGAGCAGACCTTCAAGATTACGGCATCAGGGCTGCCCGAACAGACTCAGATCGTCGTCTTGGAGATTGCTAGTTAA
- a CDS encoding DUF2085 domain-containing protein — protein sequence MTHQITKPPPADRSLAVRLNRWMMVLSRRYLTFLLTVIFIFAALPVAAPILMRVGLTAPASLIYSAYSPMCHQFAYRSLFLFGEQPVYPRATVSLPGILSWEAYLPTVMQSLGDRLDQSNLAMETNARNFRGTETMGYKVAVCQRDIGIYWALFFTGLVYSIPRIRRVVRPCPIWLYLLLGLAPIGMDGFSQLFSYLPGFWVVRETTPAFRFITGVLLGVMTGWLAFPYLEAAARETYQEIAVKFARRSLRKAAQ from the coding sequence ATGACACACCAAATAACGAAACCACCCCCTGCTGATAGATCGCTTGCCGTGCGGCTTAACCGCTGGATGATGGTGCTTTCACGGCGCTATCTCACCTTCCTTTTGACGGTGATCTTCATTTTCGCCGCGCTGCCCGTTGCCGCGCCGATCCTGATGCGCGTCGGGTTGACCGCCCCCGCCTCGCTGATCTACAGCGCCTACAGCCCAATGTGCCACCAATTCGCCTACCGCTCGCTGTTCCTCTTTGGCGAACAGCCCGTCTACCCACGCGCTACGGTGAGCTTGCCGGGGATTCTCTCGTGGGAGGCATACCTGCCGACGGTGATGCAATCTCTCGGAGATCGTCTTGATCAGTCCAATTTGGCGATGGAGACGAACGCCCGCAACTTTCGAGGGACGGAGACGATGGGCTATAAGGTTGCCGTCTGCCAGCGCGATATAGGCATTTATTGGGCGCTCTTTTTCACCGGTCTGGTTTACAGTATTCCCCGCATCCGGCGCGTCGTGCGCCCCTGTCCCATTTGGCTTTACCTTTTGCTTGGCTTAGCCCCCATTGGGATGGATGGCTTTAGCCAGTTGTTCAGCTATCTGCCGGGCTTTTGGGTCGTCCGTGAGACAACGCCCGCCTTCCGCTTTATCACCGGAGTCCTGTTAGGCGTCATGACGGGGTGGCTGGCGTTCCCCTATCTAGAGGCAGCGGCACGGGAAACCTATCAGGAAATTGCCGTGAAGTTTGCCCGCCGAAGCCTGCGAAAGGCTGCCCAATGA
- the mltG gene encoding endolytic transglycosylase MltG: MRTTLIVFRNLLIPLILAGLLMLGLLVGLVFLIGRSAPHLNPLDAFALRLSLALRSADLDTPAGIDGTVACFTVIEGDTAATIANRLVAQGFEINPEVFRAYVRFFAIDSKLQAGSFVLKKTMTIPQIATKLTNAGADSVTFRVIEGWRLEEIAATIDQTPDLTFRGAEFLTLVGAGFGGVGGYLPEFAARAGIPPGHSLEGFLFPDTYQLPACGTAADLVVRMLQNFDVRIPQQLRDDSVKGGLTLYEAVTLASIIQREAVLDEERAVIAGVYLNRLKNSRAGTPDAATPRTLDADPTIQYALGNTRDPNTWWAALTLADYRGVNSPFNTYLNPGLPPTPIANPGLASIRAAIYPQTTDYIYFRACGGEGGRHRFSRTFAEHNAACSN; the protein is encoded by the coding sequence ATGCGAACGACTTTGATCGTGTTCCGAAACCTTCTGATTCCGCTCATCTTGGCGGGGCTGCTGATGCTTGGCTTACTGGTTGGCTTGGTTTTTCTGATCGGGCGATCTGCGCCGCACCTGAATCCCCTCGATGCTTTTGCCTTGCGGCTCTCGCTGGCGCTGCGCAGCGCTGATCTGGACACCCCCGCTGGCATTGATGGGACAGTCGCCTGTTTCACCGTCATAGAGGGCGACACGGCGGCGACAATCGCCAACCGTTTGGTAGCCCAGGGGTTTGAGATCAACCCCGAAGTGTTTCGTGCCTATGTGCGCTTTTTTGCCATTGATTCAAAATTGCAAGCGGGATCGTTTGTCCTCAAAAAGACGATGACGATCCCGCAGATTGCCACGAAATTGACGAATGCTGGCGCAGATTCAGTCACCTTTCGGGTGATTGAGGGCTGGCGTCTGGAAGAAATTGCGGCGACGATTGACCAAACGCCCGATCTCACCTTTCGGGGGGCAGAATTTCTGACGCTTGTGGGGGCGGGCTTTGGCGGGGTGGGCGGCTACCTTCCCGAATTCGCAGCGCGGGCGGGCATTCCACCTGGGCACTCGTTAGAAGGGTTTCTGTTTCCCGATACCTATCAACTTCCGGCGTGCGGGACGGCAGCCGATCTGGTGGTGCGGATGCTGCAAAACTTTGATGTGCGTATCCCGCAGCAGCTGCGCGATGATTCGGTCAAGGGGGGCTTGACACTCTATGAGGCAGTGACCCTCGCCTCGATCATCCAGCGCGAGGCAGTTTTGGATGAAGAACGGGCGGTCATTGCTGGCGTCTATTTAAACCGCCTGAAGAACTCGCGGGCGGGGACGCCCGATGCCGCCACCCCGCGCACGCTGGACGCCGATCCGACGATCCAGTATGCATTGGGAAACACGCGAGACCCCAACACATGGTGGGCGGCACTGACTCTCGCTGACTATCGGGGGGTGAATTCGCCGTTCAACACGTATTTGAATCCAGGACTTCCGCCAACGCCGATTGCCAATCCCGGGCTGGCGTCCATCCGCGCCGCGATCTACCCACAGACGACGGATTACATCTACTTTCGGGCGTGCGGTGGCGAAGGGGGGCGGCATCGCTTTAGCCGGACATTTGCCGAACACAACGCGGCGTGCAGCAATTGA
- a CDS encoding decaprenyl-phosphate phosphoribosyltransferase gives MKLSSLFALWRVIPPSWRGLIRTMRLTQWTKNGFVFIPILFDRQITRPESFVRVLLAFFLFCLISSAVYVLNDLVDVEKDRLHPKKKLRAIPSGQLPIRLAQAAAALLPLVALGGAVLFSPALALVIGIYYLKNIAYSFALKNIVLIDVLVVAAGFILRVIGGTVVITITSFSPWLYLVAGMLALFLAVGKRRQELILLAEGAKEVRTTYKEYTLPLLDDMLRMVTTGSIMAYTLYTIEAPTNLGGRWMMLTIPIAIYGIFRYLYLIHVRGEGGAPDELLFKDRPLLIAVMVFVLMVGLVIYVFPRLFPIAGAV, from the coding sequence TTGAAGCTATCCTCCTTATTCGCCCTCTGGCGGGTTATACCTCCCTCGTGGCGCGGCTTGATCCGAACGATGCGCCTGACCCAATGGACGAAAAATGGCTTTGTATTCATCCCCATTTTATTTGATCGACAGATCACCCGCCCCGAATCGTTCGTTCGGGTGCTTCTGGCGTTTTTCCTGTTTTGCCTGATCTCCAGCGCGGTGTATGTTCTGAACGACCTTGTGGACGTGGAAAAAGATCGCCTTCACCCCAAGAAGAAACTGCGTGCCATTCCCTCTGGGCAGCTTCCCATCCGGCTGGCACAAGCAGCCGCCGCACTTTTGCCGCTGGTGGCGCTTGGCGGGGCAGTTCTTTTTAGCCCGGCGCTTGCCCTTGTAATCGGTATCTATTACCTGAAAAACATCGCCTACTCGTTCGCCCTGAAAAACATCGTCCTCATCGATGTATTGGTTGTGGCGGCGGGGTTCATTCTGCGCGTCATTGGGGGGACGGTGGTCATCACGATCACCTCGTTTTCGCCCTGGCTCTATCTTGTAGCGGGCATGTTGGCGCTCTTTCTAGCAGTGGGCAAACGCCGCCAAGAATTGATCCTTTTAGCAGAGGGAGCAAAAGAGGTGCGCACTACCTATAAAGAATACACCCTCCCCCTTTTGGATGACATGCTGCGGATGGTGACTACTGGCAGCATCATGGCATACACACTCTACACCATTGAAGCGCCCACCAACCTCGGCGGGCGGTGGATGATGCTCACCATCCCGATTGCCATTTACGGCATTTTCCGCTACCTCTACTTGATCCACGTCAGGGGCGAGGGTGGCGCCCCCGATGAACTGCTTTTCAAAGATCGCCCCCTGCTGATTGCCGTGATGGTGTTTGTCCTCATGGTGGGGCTGGTGATTTATGTTTTTCCGCGCCTATTTCCCATAGCGGGGGCAGTATGA
- a CDS encoding tryptophanase — translation MNYPNPKTIIEPFRTRSVEPIAMISPDEREAALQKAFYNPFLLRGDQVLIDLLTDSGTGALSAQQWAAMIASDESYAGARSFFKLQSAVQDIFGFKHFIPTHQGRAAERLLCQVAVKPGDVIPNNSHFDTTRANIEYVGANARDLVIAEGRQPALVHPFKGNMDIHALRDTIREVGRERIPFIMITITNNSGGGQPVSLENVRAVSDVAREHSIPFLIDACRFAENSYFIHERETGYHDKTPIDIAREMFALADGCTMSAKKDGMANIGGFLALNDSVWAEKARNLLILTEGFPTYGGMAGYDMEAVAVGLYEALDLNYLRYRIRSIEYLAEKLSAGGVPTVQPPGGHAVFIDARATLSHLSDAQYPGWALSNALYLAGGIRSVEIGSVMFGRKPDGSEQPAAMDLVRLAFPRRVYMQSHVDYLAEVILSVGAARENVPGYRIVWQPSFLRHFTARFEPI, via the coding sequence ATGAACTACCCCAACCCAAAGACCATCATCGAACCATTTCGTACCCGTTCGGTCGAGCCAATCGCCATGATCAGCCCAGACGAACGTGAAGCCGCGCTGCAGAAGGCTTTTTACAACCCGTTCTTGCTGCGGGGTGATCAGGTGCTGATCGACCTGCTGACCGACAGCGGAACTGGCGCACTATCTGCACAGCAGTGGGCCGCAATGATCGCCAGCGATGAATCGTATGCAGGGGCGCGTTCGTTCTTCAAATTACAAAGTGCCGTACAAGATATTTTCGGTTTCAAGCACTTTATCCCGACACACCAAGGTCGTGCCGCTGAACGTCTGCTATGTCAGGTGGCGGTGAAACCGGGTGACGTAATTCCGAATAATTCGCACTTCGATACAACCCGTGCCAATATCGAATACGTTGGTGCGAATGCACGCGATTTGGTCATCGCTGAAGGCCGCCAACCGGCGCTTGTCCATCCCTTTAAGGGCAATATGGATATCCATGCCCTGCGCGACACAATCCGCGAAGTGGGTCGTGAGCGCATCCCCTTCATCATGATCACTATCACCAACAATTCCGGCGGCGGTCAGCCAGTCAGCCTAGAAAATGTGCGGGCGGTGAGCGACGTGGCGCGCGAACACAGCATCCCCTTTCTTATTGATGCCTGTCGTTTTGCTGAAAACAGCTACTTTATTCACGAACGTGAGACCGGCTACCACGATAAGACGCCCATCGATATCGCACGGGAAATGTTCGCCCTAGCCGATGGCTGTACCATGAGCGCAAAAAAAGATGGTATGGCCAATATCGGGGGCTTCCTCGCCCTAAATGATAGTGTCTGGGCTGAGAAAGCACGCAACTTGCTGATCTTGACCGAAGGCTTCCCGACTTACGGCGGCATGGCGGGCTATGATATGGAGGCTGTCGCGGTCGGTCTGTACGAGGCGTTGGACTTGAACTACCTGCGCTACCGAATTCGCTCCATCGAATACCTAGCGGAAAAACTGAGTGCGGGCGGGGTACCAACCGTACAGCCGCCCGGCGGTCATGCCGTGTTCATCGATGCACGCGCCACATTGAGCCATCTTTCGGATGCGCAATATCCGGGTTGGGCACTTAGCAATGCGCTGTATCTGGCCGGTGGCATTCGCAGCGTAGAAATAGGATCGGTCATGTTTGGACGTAAACCGGATGGCTCTGAGCAGCCTGCTGCGATGGATTTGGTGCGGCTTGCTTTCCCGCGCCGAGTGTACATGCAGAGTCATGTGGACTATCTGGCCGAGGTAATATTAAGCGTCGGCGCAGCGCGGGAGAATGTGCCCGGCTATCGGATTGTCTGGCAGCCGTCCTTCCTACGGCACTTCACGGCCCGTTTCGAGCCGATCTGA